The Caretta caretta isolate rCarCar2 chromosome 5, rCarCar1.hap1, whole genome shotgun sequence genome contains a region encoding:
- the LOC125637410 gene encoding tetraspanin-3-like yields the protein MESWVRPLARVLLALLGLILWGAAAALVFGGAFVILTYKNYKSFFWDCFLLVPGWLAIVSAFLLLPTGALAICISTRNSRYQQGTFMYLLVVLLCLEASSAVLAHVYSDRMSSELNCTMGHLFHQYNGTYSHHPGSRAVDVIQRQLQCCGVHNYTDWAKAAASRHVHTGNICAPESCCKETYSDCTGDMHRSEQLFQEGCLRKLGYRLQFVMGYVFWCCVVVGCLEALAAISNGILLKHRPFQDFRILDSATFS from the coding sequence ATGGAGTCCTGGGTTAGACCCCTTGCTAGAGTGCTGCTGGCTCTACTTGGTCTTATTCTGTGGGGGGCTGCTGCAGCTTTGGTCTTTGGTGGAGCTTTTGTGATCCTTACGTACAAAAATTATAAATCCTTCTTTTGGGATTGTTTCCTGCTTGTGCCAGGCTGGCTGGCTATTGTATCTGCCTTTCTGCTGCTGCCCACTGGTGCTTTAGCTATTTGTATCTCCACAAGGAACTCCCGCTATCAACAGGGGACTTTCATGTACTTGCTTGTTGTTCTGCTTTGCCTGGAAGCCTCTTCAGCAGTCTTGGCGCATGTCTACTCTGACAGGATGAGCTCTGAACTGAACTGCACCATGGGTCACCTCTTCCATCAGTACAATGGGACTTATTCCCACCATCCAGGCAGTAGGGCTGTGGACGTAATCCAGAGACAGCTGCAGTGTTGTGGGGTCCACAACTACACAGATTGGGCAAAGGCAGCAGCTTCACGACATGTCCACACTGGAAATATATGtgctcctgaaagctgttgtaaAGAGACTTATTCAGATTGTACTGGTGACATGCACCGGTCAGAGCAGCTCTTTCAGGAGGGCTGTCTAAGGAAGCTGGGCTATCGGCTACAGTTTGTCATGGGCTATGTATTTTGGTGCTGTGTTGTTGTAGGTTGTCTGGAGGCGTTAGCTGCTATTAGCAACGGGATACTCCTGAAGCACAGGCCATTCCAAGACTTCCGAATTCTGGACTCTGCCACGTTTTCATAG